Below is a window of Fimbriimonadia bacterium DNA.
GATCGTGATGCTACGCTCCCCGATGGAACGCGCCTCCTCGGTGACGTGGTCATATCGCTGGATACTGCCAAGCGACAGGCGGAAAGCCGTGGCCATTCGCTGGTCACCGAATCCGTCTTGCTCGGCCTACACGGAACGCTGCACCTGCTCGGGCACGACGATCACACGGAGGAAGAGGCGGCGGACATGATCGTACGTGCCGAACGGATTGCCATGCGCCTCGGGCACTCGTTCGCCGTCGAGGCAAGGGGAGACGCAGAGTGAAAGGACGGCGTCACAACCCATTCGAGCCGTTCCGCGTAGCGTTGGAGGGTGTTATCCACACCTTCCGCACGCAGCGCCACATGCGCTTTCACTTCTACACCGTCGTGGTCGTGCTGGTTCTCGGCATGTTCTACAACCTGCACTACCGCGAGATCCTGATCCTGTTGTTTACGATTTCCATGGTTCTGATGGCCGAGATGTTCAACTCTGCCATCGAAGCCGTAGTGGATTTGGTCCAACCGACATACCATCCCATGGCGAAGTTTGCCAAGGACATCGCCGCGGGAGCCGTCTTGATAACGACCGTGAATGCCATCGTGGTAGGGTCCCTGCTCTTCATCGGAGACACACGCCTCGTGGATCTCAGCAGGCTGTTCCGGCCGAACGAGATTCCCCAAGCGATCACGCTCAAATCACTGGTCGGCGTGTTCGTCGTGTTTGCTCTCGTGGTGATAGGCAAGGCGCTCGGTAGGCGAGGGTCCCTGTGGCATGGCGGTCTAATCAGCGGTCACTCTGCCCTGGGCTTCTTCTTCGCGATTGGCATCGTGATCCTGGCCCAAGGCAACATTCTCGTTCAGCTCTTGGCCGTAATGCTGGGCTTGTTGGTGGCGCAGAGCCGGTGGGAGGCCGGCATTCACTCGCTCTTCGAAGTAGGCTTGGGAGCGACCGTCGGCAGCGTGCTTGCAGCAATCATTTACGGGCTGAGCGCTCGATAAATCTTATCTATGAACGAAACAAATAGTAACGAAACGCCCGCCGGAAGTAATGGGGACCGACCTCCATCATCATTACTCGGATCCTCGGTGGGTGCACTCGTCGTTCTTGTCGCGCTGTATCTCGTACTGCGACCCGAATGGCTGCCGCTTTCGGTCGGTATCCAGAGCAGCACCCCGGAGAGCCGAAGCAGCCAATTCTGGCTGGCGGTCGTCTTCGTCATCCTATCGGTGGTTCTTC
It encodes the following:
- a CDS encoding diacylglycerol kinase, producing the protein MKGRRHNPFEPFRVALEGVIHTFRTQRHMRFHFYTVVVVLVLGMFYNLHYREILILLFTISMVLMAEMFNSAIEAVVDLVQPTYHPMAKFAKDIAAGAVLITTVNAIVVGSLLFIGDTRLVDLSRLFRPNEIPQAITLKSLVGVFVVFALVVIGKALGRRGSLWHGGLISGHSALGFFFAIGIVILAQGNILVQLLAVMLGLLVAQSRWEAGIHSLFEVGLGATVGSVLAAIIYGLSAR
- the ybeY gene encoding rRNA maturation RNase YbeY, which gives rise to MTSRFPRRLPSAPIRHALLELLHEEGVEGSEVSVLICDDDEMHRLNKQFRGVDAPTDVLAFPQDRDATLPDGTRLLGDVVISLDTAKRQAESRGHSLVTESVLLGLHGTLHLLGHDDHTEEEAADMIVRAERIAMRLGHSFAVEARGDAE